A genome region from Panthera uncia isolate 11264 chromosome A3 unlocalized genomic scaffold, Puncia_PCG_1.0 HiC_scaffold_11, whole genome shotgun sequence includes the following:
- the TPD52L2 gene encoding tumor protein D54 isoform X6: protein MDSAGQDINLNSPNKGLLSDSMTDVPVDTAVAAQTPAVEGLTEAEEEELRAELAKVEEEIITLRQVLAAKERHCGELKRKLGLSALEGLKQNLSRSWRDVQVSTAYMKTSEKLGEWNEKVTQSDLYKKTQETFSQAGQKTSAALSTVGSAISRKLGDMRWDAIAAALWDTCFGHLSRAVVSLVTD from the exons ATGGACTCCGCAGGCCAAG ATATCAACCTGAATTCTCCTAACAAAGGTCTGCTGTCCGACTCCATGACAGATGTCCCTGTCGACACCGCGGTGGCCGCCCAGACTCCTGCTGTTGAGGGTCTGAcggaggctgaggaggaggagcTTAGGGCTGAGCTCGCAAAG GTGGAAGAGGAAATTATCACTCTGCGCCAGGTCCTGGCAGCCAAGGAGAGGCACTGTGGAGAGCTGAAAAGGAAGCTGGGCCTCTCTGCCTTGGAGGGCCTGAAACAGAACCTGTCCAGGAGCTGGCGTGATGTGCAGGTCTCTACCGC CTATATGAAAACCTCTGAGAAACTTGGCGAGTGGAATGAGAAAGTGACCCAGTCAGACCT CTACAAGAAGACTCAGGAAACTTTCTCTCAGGCGGGACAGAAGACGTCCGCTGCCCTGTCCACTGTGGGCTCTGCCATCAGCAGAAAGCTCGGAGATATGAG ATGGGACGCCATCGCCGCTGCACTGTGGGACACCTGCTTTGGCCACCTGAGCCGTGCTGTGGTAAGCCTGGTGACAGACTGA
- the TPD52L2 gene encoding tumor protein D54 isoform X5 → MDSAGQDINLNSPNKGLLSDSMTDVPVDTAVAAQTPAVEGLTEAEEEELRAELAKVEEEIITLRQVLAAKERHCGELKRKLGLSALEGLKQNLSRSWRDVQVSTAYMKTSEKLGEWNEKVTQSDLYKKTQETFSQAGQKTSAALSTVGSAISRKLGDMRARPFSHSFRNSATFKSFEDRVGTIKF, encoded by the exons ATGGACTCCGCAGGCCAAG ATATCAACCTGAATTCTCCTAACAAAGGTCTGCTGTCCGACTCCATGACAGATGTCCCTGTCGACACCGCGGTGGCCGCCCAGACTCCTGCTGTTGAGGGTCTGAcggaggctgaggaggaggagcTTAGGGCTGAGCTCGCAAAG GTGGAAGAGGAAATTATCACTCTGCGCCAGGTCCTGGCAGCCAAGGAGAGGCACTGTGGAGAGCTGAAAAGGAAGCTGGGCCTCTCTGCCTTGGAGGGCCTGAAACAGAACCTGTCCAGGAGCTGGCGTGATGTGCAGGTCTCTACCGC CTATATGAAAACCTCTGAGAAACTTGGCGAGTGGAATGAGAAAGTGACCCAGTCAGACCT CTACAAGAAGACTCAGGAAACTTTCTCTCAGGCGGGACAGAAGACGTCCGCTGCCCTGTCCACTGTGGGCTCTGCCATCAGCAGAAAGCTCGGAGATATGAG GGCCCGTCCGTTCTCCCACTCGTTTAG